In the Candidatus Bathyarchaeia archaeon genome, GTATGCGGTGTGGATGGCTGTAGCTTCGCTAATCATGCCTTCGATGAAGACGGGTGCTTCTTTCATCATGCCGCGTTTCATGTAGCCGTCGATGATGAGCATGATTTCTTGGGCTCTTCCCACAGCAGGAACTGGAATCAGCACCTTGCCTTTACGCTCCAACGTTGAGTTAATCACTTGCGTTAGGCGTTCTTCAGCTTCGACGCGTGTAGGCATCACATCGTCAACTCCGCCGTAAGTGCTTTCACTTATGATGGTTTCTACACGGGGAAACTCGTTTGCGGCTGCCTCAAGCAGCATGGTCCGTGCGAACTTGTAGTCGCCTGTGTAAACGATGTTATGTAAGCCTTCACCGATGTGCAGGTGCGCCATTGAAGAACCCAATATGTGGCCGCTGTTGTGCAAGGTTAACCGAATGTCTGGGGCGATATCGGTGACGACACCGTACCGCAGTGGGATGGTGTGCAAAACGCATTCACGCACGTCTTTTTGGTCATAGTATGGCGTGATGCCCTGTTTCCCAGCTACATCCAAATAGTCCAACTGCAGCATAGTCATCAAATTTGATGTGGGTGCAGAGCAGTAGACTGGTCCATCGTAGCCGTACTTGTACAGAAACGGTACCAGTCCACAGTGGTCCAAGTGTGCATGAGTTATTACCACCGCGTCAAGTGAGTCAATTTGAAATTCTGGCGAGTCAAACCGTGGAAAAGACTCAAACGGCCTTTGAGAACCAGGGTTAATGCCGCAGTCTAACAGTACACTGCTTTCGCGGGTTTTAAGCAAAAAGGCGCTGCGTCCTACTTCTTGAGCTCCACCCAGCACAGTTAGACGCACGTCGCCTACGTCGTAGGTTTTGGGGCGGAATATTCGTTCGCCTATCGTGCGCAGGATACGTTCACGTTCTTGGCTTTCAGAATGCAGGTAATGCCGCATGTTGGTTACGATTTTGGATTTTAGTGGTGGACTGCGTAGAACGTGGGGTCGCCATTTGGTTTTTTTGATGATTTCTTGAAGGACAATGCCGTTTCTGCCGATGACTAAGCCTGGTTTTTTGGTTTCTATGATGATTTCGCCAAGGCTGGGGTCAAAGTTTATGTCGGTGATTTCGGCTTCTTTGGCGATGAGTTCGCGGGTGATTTTTTCTGCTTCAACCTCTTGTAGCCGCACTGAAGGGTCTGGACGAACGACAATGCGTTTGCGGATGACGCCGACGATTTCTGCAATGACACTGCTTTGTTCGACTAGAATTTCGGGTTTTTTGGTGTATATGCTGAGCATGGGGCCTTCATATTCGATGCGGGTTACTTCCGCTTCTTTGGGCACATGCTTGAGAATGTATTGGGTTATTTCGACTTTATCTTTGTCTTGTTGAGTTCGAGCCACAGTTTTAACTTCCCTTTTTGAGGAGCTCCTGTTTTTCGGAGTCAGTGAGCTCTCGGTATCCTTGTCCGTTTATGACGATGATGTTGTAGTTGTTGCCGCTTGCTACGTCACGTTTCATTGCCGCGTTGACTGCGCGTGCGATGACTGGCAGGGCTTCTTCTACAGTCATGTCCGTTTTGAATTTGTCCTCTAAAACTCCGATTGCCAGCGGGGAGCCTGAACCTGTGCTGGTGACTGTTTCTTCGGTTACGCTGCCGTAAGGGTCTAAATTGTACAGGTGTGGTCCGGTGCTGTCCACGCCGCCAACTAGAATTTGCGCCATCAAGCCTCTTGCGGAGAAGAGCAGGTTGCTTGTCATGCGGGCTGCGGCGTTAATGGGCATGGGTCGGTTGAGGTTTATGCGGTAGAGTTGGGCGTTGGCAGTTATTATGTCAATGACTTTTTGGGCGTCGGCGACGCTGCCAGCGATGGTCATGCCGATGTGGTCGTCGATTTTGTAGACTTTTTTGCCCTGTTTATGTGCAACGTAGTAGCCCATTGTTACTCTTGTGTCGGAGGCTAAGATTACGCCGTCTTTGCAGACGACTCCAGTGGTTGTTGTCCCCTTAACTATTAACTGGTTAACTGCATTATTGCTTGCCATTTTAGTTTTGTCTCCCTAAAACTGAACTTGGGAATTCGCGTTGCGGAACGGAATTCCATCTGTAGGAAGTAGCATCATGTTATCTCTCCATGGGATTTATTAACATTACGGTAAGATGCATTGAATGAATAGACGCTTTTTTTGAGGTTTCAGTTGCGATTTTTTCGCCATAATCCCTTCATTTTTCGAAAAATGTCTGTTCTCCAGTGCTCTTTAGGCTGTGCCTTTAGATGTTTAGCCTTAAACTATGTATTTGCCAGTTGATTGCTCGAAATTGCGGACAATTTGCATAACCCGTTTAGGCGCTGCTGCTGCTTCCAGAGGCAAGTTTTTAAGCAGAATCCACGGCGATTTGCGCGCTAAAACCGTTGCTGCATGCTCCTCGCCAAAACACTTAGCTGCAACAACCACGACTTGGCGGCGCACTTCAACCTCCGACAACTCGCCTAACGCATGCAGGTACTCGTGAAGCAGCAGGTTGTAGGCTAAGGCGTTCATGGTTTGCTTGTCGCTCAGGGTGGCTTCCACAATTTCCACCAGGCGCCTATTCAAGACGATGTTGTTGGTGCCAACGGGGTAGTAAGCGCCCAGCTGTAATGGCAGATCATCCAAGAAGAGCATCATGCCGCCGCGGCGTTTCCTAAACGTGAAGTCCACGGTGTCTTTGACGGTTTGCCAGACTTCAGCGTAGCTAACTGCGTTTTCCAGCTGCTTAGCAAAGTTGGGTTCAGCGTTGGGTTGACTCAAAAACGTTCCACAAAGAAATCTGCACGGGGTAACCTTAAAACGTTCAGGTTTAAAAAAAGGAAACTGCCACACTTGGAGCGGAGTAGTCATATTTTATTAGTTGGAACGCTCTTCTGTTGCTTGAGGCGTGCCAGATGAAAACTGAATCAGAACTCTTGGAGCGGATTGTTGTGGACCCTAAAGTTATGAGTGGAAGACCCGTGGTGAAGGGTACGCGAATCACCGTGGAGCAGGTGTTAAAGCTGCTTGCCCAGAGTCTGTCGCCTAAAGAAATCCTCAAAGACTATCCTCACTTAACAAAAGATGACATATCTGCAGTGCTGCTTTACGCTGCTAAAGTTGCTGCCGAAGAAGAAGTCTTCCCAGTAACCATCCCGTGAGCTGGCTTTTTTGAAGTTTTTGGTTGACGAATGTACGGGCGTTTGGGTGTCTAAGAAGCTTGAACAGATGGGGTTTGATTCAGTATCCGTCCTTGAATGTATGAAAGGCGCTTCAGATGAAGACATAATTCAAAGAGCCATTAAAGAAAATCGAGTGCTAATCACTAACGATAAGTACTTTGGTCGGCTCGCAGAATTTCACAAACTACCTGGCATTATATTGTTAAGGTTGAAAGATGAAAGCATAGAAAACAAAGTCAAACTGGTTTCTTTCGCGGTTGCCGTTCATGGAAAAGCAGTTTTAGGAAATGTTATGGTTGTATCGGAGGAGAAGATAAGGGTACGGCGGATAAAGAAAAGCAAAAAAGCATAATCCAGCAAAAATCGCCGTTCGCCGTCACCTCGATTTGGATGTAAAATATCCTGTTCTTTTCAGAGAACAGACTGTTCCGCGGGGAGAGCTAACAGCGCCTTTTCTCTTTACTTTCACGGGGTCCTGCATGAATAAGCACATCGCAGTTATCTTCATCCTCGCCAACCTCATTACCTCATTAACGTTCACAGTTTATCCCGCAAAAGCAAGTCCCCAAACCATAATTGTACCCGACGATTATCCAAGCATTGCGGATGCAGTTGGCAACGCCACAGACGGCGCCACAATTTTCGTTAGGAAAGGAACCTATCAAGAACACTCAATTGAGATAAACAAAACGTTATCGCTTATAGGCGAAGCCCCCAATACCACCATAATAGAGGACATAGACCCTCAAGTGCTCGTACTTCCCACCCAACTTCTACCAGAAAACAGCGCACCAATCAAAATTGCCGCCGATAACATCAAAATCTCAGGCTTCACCCTCACCAACGGCGGCAACGGCATCTCAGGAACAGGCAGCCAGACACAAATAACCGACAACCTCATAACAGCACCATATGGCTGCATAAACCTCAAAGGCTCAAACATAACCATCACACAAAACATCATAGAAAATAACGCTAACGGTGGCCTCAGTGGTTATGGCATCAAATGCAATGGATACTACAACACAATTGCTTCAAACAGAATTACTGGACCAAACAACTATGCAATTACCATAGAACACGAAAGCTCCTTAAACGTAGTATGTAACAACACCATAGTAGATGCGGGCAGTATACACGTATACGGCAACAGAAACGTAGTTGCCAAAAATAGCCTAACTCATGGCGGCATCTCAATAGACGGAACATCTAACACTGTCTATTCAAACAGAATCGAAGGGTCTGGTTTTGGTCTTGTTGGCTATAACAATACTTTCTATGCGAACTACTTGACATACGCTGTAAACGTTGGAAGCAACGTAGAAGATGCAGCAAATAATATTTTTTACGATAATAACTTTGTCGGCAGTACACAAGTTGGGGGCTGGATCGGCGTACGTGGACCTAACTTTTGGGATAATGGTGTTGAGGGTAACTTTTGGAGCGATTATAACGGTACAGACAGCAACAACGACGGGATAGGCGATTTTCCATACACAATTGACGCTAACAATCAAGACAACTACCCACTTATGGCACCATATAACATAGACAGTGTAATCGCAGAACTGCCCGAATGGGCAAACACCTCGCCGCCAACACCGCCTTTTCCGACACCCACACCAAATTCGCCTCCAAACACCTCAACCTCAACAGCAACACCAAACCCAACCCAAATCACCCCAACTCTATCCACAATCGCAACACCCACGACTACACCAGCATTAACGAATTCAACTGAAGCATCTTCTTCGCCGTCCGTAACGCAGCAACCTTCCCCATCTACCTCCACACCGGCGGCAAGCGGCGGCGTAGGTTCGCCGGTGGATGGGTTGTGGATTGGGGTAGCAGTTGCCGTTGTTGTAGGCGTGGTGGTTGGGGTTTTGTTTAGACGAAAACGTTTGGGTGCCTAGTTTTTTTGGCGCCAGACTGCGCCGTTTCCCGCCTTTCTGTGCCTTTCCAAGCCGTTTCTTACCGCAACAAGAACCCAAATCGCGTGCTGAACTGAAAAAGCAGCCCAAAATGGGCTCCACAGAAAACATAGGGGAGGGGTAGTTGTTGAGCTACCGAAAGTCTCGGGAATCGTGTGCCTCCCTCTCGCGGGGTTCTTTGTTTAAAGGTGTGTTTAGCCAAACGGTTCTTCATCAAGTTCTAGTGTAGCCATGGCTGAAACGTGGAGAAGCAACAATAAAACCGCTAAAACGCTGACAACGCAAAATAGATAAATGACACCCGCGTCTGTCATAGACAAAAGGAGTAATCTGAATTGGCAAGCAATGTCGTAGTAAAAGACATTATGACAAAGAATGTTCCCGTAGTCCACAACGAAAACTCAATGCAGGAAGTTATCGACATGATGGTCAAAGACGACTTAAGCTACATGATGGTTGAAATGCAGGGCAAACCAACCGGCATCATGACTGAACATGACATCCTTGTCCGCCTTGTAAGCCAAGGGCTATCACCTAAATCAGTCATAGCCCGCATGGTCTACACCAACCCCATCTTCACCATCGACGAAGACGCCTCAATCGACGAAGCAGTTCAAATGATGAACCACTGGGGAGTCAAACACCTACCAGTCACTGGAAAACAAGGCGAACTCGTGGGCGTACTCACCGCAGACAACGTCATCCTCGAAGTTCCCTCAAAAATTCCTGAACTAACCGAACTCTGCCGCCCCGGCTACAAACGCGTAAGATAAACACTTCATCCTAACTGACCGACGTGAAAGCTTAGGCTCACAATTAAGAAAAAGTGGGCTTTGCCTCACCATTTTTTTTGCTCAAACACGCTGTGATAAACCCGTAGTATTCGGGTGAGGGTCGACCTGGGCGACTTTTGAATTCGCCATGAAACTGCGAAGCAAAGTAGAAGTATCGGTCAGGTAACTCAAGGGTTTCCATGCGTCTGCCGTCGGCGCTTTTGCCGGAGTAAACCATGCCGTTCTTGCTTAACACTTCCAAATAGTCCAAGTTCACTTCGAATCGGTGGCGGTGACGCTCATATGCCTCATCAGTCTTGTACAGGTTATATGCCATGGTGCCTTTCTCCAACTTTATTTTGTGTGCTCCCAAACGCATGGTGGCGCCTTTAGCTTCGATGCCGCGCTGTTCAGGCATCAAATCAATCACGGGGTGCGGTGTGTCGGGGTCAATTTCGGTGCTGTTGGCGCCTTTTAAGCCGCACACGTTGCGGGCAAACTCAATTGTGGCAATTTGGAAGCCGTAACAAATGCCCAAGAAGGGGATGTCGTTTTCTCGGGCAAATTTTGCCGCTGCCATTTTCCCTTCCGTTCCTCTGGGGCCAAACCCGTAGGGCACAAATATGCCGTCGAAGTTTTTGAGTTCGTTAACGCAGCCGGGGTTCTGCTCAAATTTTTCGGCTTCCATGTACGTTATGCAGACTTTGGCTTTGTTCGCAGCTCCACCGTGCCGCAGAGCCTCACTCATGCTCACGTAGCTGTCGGTTAACCCTGCATACTTGCCAATCAAGGCAATGTTTACTTCGTGTTCAGGCTTCACTGCGGCGTCAACAAACTTTTTCCAGGGCGCGAAGTCTGGTTTAGCACAGGTGTAGTTGAAGCGTTGGCAGATGAAGTCACCCATGCCTTGCCGGTCCAAGATAAGAGGCACTTGATAGACCGATTCTGCGTTGTAGCTGCAGAACACCGCGTTTTCGGGGATGGTGCCAAACAAGGCGATTTTGCGCAGGGCTTCTGCGTCAATCATCTTTTGGCTGCGGGCAACAATAATGTCAGGTTGAATACCGATGCGGCGCAACTCGTTAACGCTGTGCTGCAACGGCTTGGTCTTCATTTCCTGAGTCACATCTAAAATGGGAACCAACGCCACATGCACATAAAGCGTGTTTTCTGGGCCTTCTTCCAGACGCATTTGGCGGATAGCTTCCAGAAACGGTAGCCCCTCGATGTCGCCGACGGTTCCGCCTACTTCGGTGAGGACAACTTCAGCGTTGGATGTTTTGGCGATTTTGCGGAAGTGGTTTTTGATTTCGTTGGTTACGTGGGGGATGATTTGGACGCATCTGCCCAGAAAGTCGCCTTTGCGTTCTTTTTCTATGACTGCTTTGTAGATTGACCCTGTGGTTATGTTGTTTTCTTGTTTTAGACTCAAGTCCAAAAACCGCTCATACCATCCTAAGTCGAGGTCGGTTTCGCCGCCGTCGTCAGTGACAAAAACTTCCCCATGCATGTAGGGGTTCATGGTTCCTGCGTCAACGTTGACGTAGGGGTCAATTTTTATAACTGTGACTTTTACGCCGCGGCTTTGGAGCATTTTGCCAATTGAGCTGGTTAAGATTCCTTTGCCAACTGAGCTCAACACTCCTCCAGTAACAAAAAGGTACTTCACCATCCAGATTTCCCCGTTAATAGAGTACTCCTTTCGAGGAGAGTTAATTTAACTTTTTTGTGTGAACAGCTGAACAATTGTGCAGAAAACCCTCCCACTCAAAAACTGGGGCTTCCTGCAACAAACGCTTGTTCTTGGTTAAAGCCGTTGATGTCTGCGCCTTATACGGAATGCAACAATTATCAGCCACAATCCCAGCAACATAATAATTCCAGCCCACAAAGCGCCCCAGTTCACTGCCGCCTCGTAGTATATTGAGAAAAACAACGTCAAGCCGACAATGACAATCAGGATGCCCGCAAAAATGGTGCCCAAACCGCTTCGCTTCACGTAGTGTTCATGGTCGTAGTATTTTCTGTGCCAATTTGCGCCCCACTCTTCTTGCACAACGGCGGTATGCTGAAGGGGTGCAGCGCATTTGATGCAGACAACGGCGTCGTCAGGGTTTAGAGTTCCGCATTTTGTGCAGTAAACCATCTTTTCCGCGTCCTCTGTTATTCACGTAGAAGCAATCTGTTCATAAGATTTGTGGTGAACCTGAAGCATGCACGGGGCAATGTGGCTTGAATTTGGATAAAGCATATAATTGTTGTATACCATCCCATCAGCATTTATACAGTTGAGGTACGAAAATTGGGCGCTGCTAAACCTAAGATAACACGCAAAACAGTTCTGTTGCCCATCGTAGGTTTAGCCGCGTTTTTCCTCTACATCCTGATTTTCAATGTGGACTTCCTTGAAATTATAAACACTGCAAAAACCGCCAACCCCATTATTTACATCGCCGCCATAGCCGTTAGCCTTGTTGAAGTGTTCTTTTACGCCGTCTCTTGGCAACGCATACTCAAATACTTAAAAGTCAAGCTTTCCATTCTCAAGAGCTACCTGTTTGTGTGGTATGGCAACTTCATCGACATAATTATCCCCGCTGAATCCATAAGCGGCGAAGTCTGCCGAGTTTACCTCGTGAACCGCGAACAAGAAGGAACAAGCGGCAAAGTGGTCGCCTCTGTTGTCATCCAACGCTTGTTAGGCATGGGAATGAACGTTGTTTTCCTCATAGCCGG is a window encoding:
- a CDS encoding beta-CASP ribonuclease aCPSF1, producing MTQYILKHVPKEAEVTRIEYEGPMLSIYTKKPEILVEQSSVIAEIVGVIRKRIVVRPDPSVRLQEVEAEKITRELIAKEAEITDINFDPSLGEIIIETKKPGLVIGRNGIVLQEIIKKTKWRPHVLRSPPLKSKIVTNMRHYLHSESQERERILRTIGERIFRPKTYDVGDVRLTVLGGAQEVGRSAFLLKTRESSVLLDCGINPGSQRPFESFPRFDSPEFQIDSLDAVVITHAHLDHCGLVPFLYKYGYDGPVYCSAPTSNLMTMLQLDYLDVAGKQGITPYYDQKDVRECVLHTIPLRYGVVTDIAPDIRLTLHNSGHILGSSMAHLHIGEGLHNIVYTGDYKFARTMLLEAAANEFPRVETIISESTYGGVDDVMPTRVEAEERLTQVINSTLERKGKVLIPVPAVGRAQEIMLIIDGYMKRGMMKEAPVFIEGMISEATAIHTAYPEYLGREVRHSILHEEVNPFQSDYFTIVEHPSVRQSIIDGEPCIVLATSGMLEGGPVIEYFKNWADDDRNTIIFVSYQIEGTMGRRVQKGINEVTMMDNEGKMAVVQCKLQVESIEGFSGHSDRRQLVGYLTNLSPKPERIFLCHGERSKILNLANYVGNKSGINTIVPAVMETFRLL
- the psmB gene encoding archaeal proteasome endopeptidase complex subunit beta; protein product: MASNNAVNQLIVKGTTTTGVVCKDGVILASDTRVTMGYYVAHKQGKKVYKIDDHIGMTIAGSVADAQKVIDIITANAQLYRINLNRPMPINAAARMTSNLLFSARGLMAQILVGGVDSTGPHLYNLDPYGSVTEETVTSTGSGSPLAIGVLEDKFKTDMTVEEALPVIARAVNAAMKRDVASGNNYNIIVINGQGYRELTDSEKQELLKKGS
- a CDS encoding DUF433 domain-containing protein yields the protein MKTESELLERIVVDPKVMSGRPVVKGTRITVEQVLKLLAQSLSPKEILKDYPHLTKDDISAVLLYAAKVAAEEEVFPVTIP
- a CDS encoding DUF5615 family PIN-like protein — its product is MVDECTGVWVSKKLEQMGFDSVSVLECMKGASDEDIIQRAIKENRVLITNDKYFGRLAEFHKLPGIILLRLKDESIENKVKLVSFAVAVHGKAVLGNVMVVSEEKIRVRRIKKSKKA
- a CDS encoding nitrous oxide reductase family maturation protein NosD: MNKHIAVIFILANLITSLTFTVYPAKASPQTIIVPDDYPSIADAVGNATDGATIFVRKGTYQEHSIEINKTLSLIGEAPNTTIIEDIDPQVLVLPTQLLPENSAPIKIAADNIKISGFTLTNGGNGISGTGSQTQITDNLITAPYGCINLKGSNITITQNIIENNANGGLSGYGIKCNGYYNTIASNRITGPNNYAITIEHESSLNVVCNNTIVDAGSIHVYGNRNVVAKNSLTHGGISIDGTSNTVYSNRIEGSGFGLVGYNNTFYANYLTYAVNVGSNVEDAANNIFYDNNFVGSTQVGGWIGVRGPNFWDNGVEGNFWSDYNGTDSNNDGIGDFPYTIDANNQDNYPLMAPYNIDSVIAELPEWANTSPPTPPFPTPTPNSPPNTSTSTATPNPTQITPTLSTIATPTTTPALTNSTEASSSPSVTQQPSPSTSTPAASGGVGSPVDGLWIGVAVAVVVGVVVGVLFRRKRLGA
- a CDS encoding cyclic nucleotide-binding/CBS domain-containing protein produces the protein MASNVVVKDIMTKNVPVVHNENSMQEVIDMMVKDDLSYMMVEMQGKPTGIMTEHDILVRLVSQGLSPKSVIARMVYTNPIFTIDEDASIDEAVQMMNHWGVKHLPVTGKQGELVGVLTADNVILEVPSKIPELTELCRPGYKRVR
- a CDS encoding CTP synthase; the protein is MVKYLFVTGGVLSSVGKGILTSSIGKMLQSRGVKVTVIKIDPYVNVDAGTMNPYMHGEVFVTDDGGETDLDLGWYERFLDLSLKQENNITTGSIYKAVIEKERKGDFLGRCVQIIPHVTNEIKNHFRKIAKTSNAEVVLTEVGGTVGDIEGLPFLEAIRQMRLEEGPENTLYVHVALVPILDVTQEMKTKPLQHSVNELRRIGIQPDIIVARSQKMIDAEALRKIALFGTIPENAVFCSYNAESVYQVPLILDRQGMGDFICQRFNYTCAKPDFAPWKKFVDAAVKPEHEVNIALIGKYAGLTDSYVSMSEALRHGGAANKAKVCITYMEAEKFEQNPGCVNELKNFDGIFVPYGFGPRGTEGKMAAAKFARENDIPFLGICYGFQIATIEFARNVCGLKGANSTEIDPDTPHPVIDLMPEQRGIEAKGATMRLGAHKIKLEKGTMAYNLYKTDEAYERHRHRFEVNLDYLEVLSKNGMVYSGKSADGRRMETLELPDRYFYFASQFHGEFKSRPGRPSPEYYGFITACLSKKNGEAKPTFS
- a CDS encoding zinc-ribbon domain-containing protein; the protein is MVYCTKCGTLNPDDAVVCIKCAAPLQHTAVVQEEWGANWHRKYYDHEHYVKRSGLGTIFAGILIVIVGLTLFFSIYYEAAVNWGALWAGIIMLLGLWLIIVAFRIRRRHQRL